A DNA window from Selenomonas sp. oral taxon 126 contains the following coding sequences:
- a CDS encoding glycosyltransferase family 2 protein — MSAPVLYLVVPCYNEQEVLDDTARKLEAKLAQLIDGDRVSEKSRVAFVNDGSRDNTWELIRRCTERSPLFSGINLAHNEGHQNALLAGLMTVLPHADVTISMDADLQDDIDAVDLMLEKHAAGANIVYGVRENRASDTFLKRFTAESFYRAMRALGADIVFNHADFRLMDRRALAALAEYPEVNLFLRGIVPMIGLSHEIVYYTRKQRLAGESKYPWRRMASFAWEGVTSLSARPIRMISQMGMFISFISGLMLIWSIVRHFVGETIVGWTSLVVSLWFLGGLILLSIGVIGEYVAKIYLEVKRRPRYLVQDFIDGNAAGKK; from the coding sequence ATGAGCGCACCTGTCCTCTATCTCGTCGTGCCTTGCTACAACGAGCAGGAAGTGCTGGACGATACGGCAAGGAAACTGGAAGCGAAGCTAGCGCAGCTGATCGATGGCGACAGGGTCAGCGAGAAGAGCCGCGTTGCCTTCGTCAACGACGGCAGCCGTGACAATACGTGGGAGCTGATCCGTCGGTGCACGGAGCGCAGCCCGCTCTTTTCGGGCATCAATCTCGCGCACAACGAGGGGCATCAGAATGCCCTGCTCGCGGGACTGATGACCGTGCTGCCGCATGCGGATGTGACCATCAGCATGGATGCCGACCTGCAGGACGATATCGACGCGGTTGATCTCATGCTCGAGAAACACGCTGCGGGGGCGAACATCGTCTACGGCGTGCGCGAGAACCGCGCCTCGGATACCTTTCTCAAGCGCTTTACGGCAGAAAGTTTCTACCGTGCCATGCGCGCACTCGGCGCGGATATCGTGTTCAATCACGCGGACTTCCGTCTGATGGATCGCCGAGCCCTTGCAGCGCTCGCGGAGTACCCCGAGGTCAACCTCTTCCTGCGCGGCATTGTGCCCATGATCGGCCTCTCGCACGAGATCGTCTACTACACGCGCAAACAGCGCCTCGCGGGTGAATCGAAATATCCGTGGCGGCGCATGGCGTCGTTCGCGTGGGAGGGCGTGACCTCGCTCTCGGCACGCCCCATCCGCATGATTTCTCAGATGGGCATGTTTATCTCATTCATCAGCGGACTGATGCTCATCTGGTCGATCGTTCGACATTTTGTGGGGGAGACCATCGTCGGCTGGACGAGTCTCGTCGTCTCACTCTGGTTTCTGGGCGGCCTCATCCTCCTCTCCATCGGCGTGATCGGTGAATACGTCGCAAAGATCTACCTCGAGGTCAAGCGCCGCCCGCGCTACCTCGTGCAGGATTTCATCGACGGGAATGCAGCAGGAAAAAAATAA
- a CDS encoding desulfoferrodoxin family protein, which yields MSVFYLAGKKHIVEVYGDEELDLACCGNPLKAIVPNSVDAAKEKHVPVATYDAAKNEVHVTVGSVAHPMTAEHLIECIILVTKKGVQRVDLTAADAPEVTFRLMDGDAPVRVIEHCNLHGLWQTEF from the coding sequence ATGTCAGTATTTTATCTTGCAGGCAAGAAACATATCGTCGAGGTCTATGGCGACGAGGAACTCGATCTCGCATGCTGTGGCAATCCGCTGAAGGCGATTGTGCCGAACTCGGTGGATGCGGCGAAGGAGAAGCACGTTCCCGTGGCGACCTATGATGCGGCGAAGAACGAGGTGCATGTGACGGTTGGTTCCGTTGCGCATCCGATGACCGCGGAGCATCTGATCGAGTGCATCATCCTCGTGACGAAGAAGGGCGTACAGCGCGTCGATCTCACGGCAGCGGACGCACCCGAGGTGACGTTCCGTCTGATGGACGGCGATGCCCCCGTGCGCGTGATCGAACACTGCAACCTGCATGGACTCTGGCAGACAGAGTTCTAA
- the prmA gene encoding 50S ribosomal protein L11 methyltransferase → MRWARVSVVTTHEGADLIGNILMELGAAGTEIDDPSLVNEYIDAGLWDYTDLPRAEDTDTVTVRAYLPEDARLETSLLTLAERIEGLRRADAPIGVGTISHTFVADEDWAETWKAYIHTEKIGRRIVVRPTWEEYTPTGDEIVIDLDPGVAFGTGAHATTAMCLRWLEHLVCPQMRVYDVGCGSGILAIAASKLGAGEIIAMDYDPVAVSVAEENVRANNVTNVAVFESDLLSICAGTEPAELITANIIADIIIRLFDQLDAHLAPGGVLLASGIIDDRIADVERAAREHGYTVLDMTCEKEWAAMIIRRSEELGF, encoded by the coding sequence ATGCGATGGGCACGGGTGAGTGTCGTGACGACGCATGAGGGAGCGGATCTCATCGGGAATATCCTGATGGAACTGGGAGCCGCCGGAACGGAGATCGACGATCCGTCTCTTGTAAATGAGTACATAGACGCAGGGCTTTGGGACTATACCGATCTGCCGCGCGCCGAGGATACGGATACGGTGACAGTGCGCGCCTATCTGCCTGAGGATGCGCGGCTCGAGACGAGCCTCCTGACGCTTGCGGAGCGGATCGAGGGACTGCGTCGTGCGGATGCACCCATCGGCGTGGGCACGATCTCGCATACATTCGTCGCCGATGAGGACTGGGCGGAGACGTGGAAGGCGTACATTCACACGGAGAAGATCGGGCGGCGTATCGTCGTCCGTCCGACGTGGGAGGAATACACGCCGACGGGGGATGAGATCGTCATCGACCTCGATCCCGGCGTTGCGTTCGGTACGGGGGCACACGCGACGACCGCGATGTGTCTGCGCTGGTTGGAACATCTTGTCTGTCCGCAGATGCGCGTCTACGATGTGGGCTGCGGATCGGGGATCCTCGCCATCGCCGCATCGAAGCTCGGTGCGGGCGAAATCATTGCAATGGACTACGATCCCGTGGCGGTCTCGGTCGCGGAGGAGAATGTCCGCGCGAACAATGTCACGAATGTTGCCGTGTTTGAGAGCGACCTTCTCTCGATCTGTGCGGGGACGGAGCCTGCCGAACTCATTACGGCGAATATCATTGCGGACATCATCATTCGCCTGTTCGACCAGCTGGATGCGCATCTCGCACCGGGCGGGGTTCTCCTCGCCTCGGGCATCATCGACGACCGTATCGCGGACGTGGAACGTGCGGCGCGCGAGCATGGCTATACCGTACTCGATATGACCTGTGAAAAGGAATGGGCGGCGATGATCATTCGCCGCAGTGAGGAGTTGGGATTCTGA
- a CDS encoding 16S rRNA (uracil(1498)-N(3))-methyltransferase, whose protein sequence is MRRLFYAGALAEEITITGGDAHHLAHVMRVQIGDEITVVDAAGRVARMTVSAVVPDAVRLSLAEYLEQEEDNSHEVILVQALLKGEKMDFVVQKAVELGAAAFYPVMTEHVVVRYDAKKAAAKAARWQKIADEAAKQCGRRALMPVAEVAPLSSLLQNGELFGAPDTAVIFCYEGEEEQPMRTALRACTARRIVLIVGPEGGFSLGEAAAVCAAGAEPVSLGRLILRAETAALVALAVTQYELGNFDI, encoded by the coding sequence ATGCGGCGGCTGTTCTATGCGGGAGCTCTCGCAGAGGAAATTACGATCACGGGGGGCGACGCGCACCATCTTGCGCACGTCATGCGCGTGCAGATTGGGGACGAGATCACGGTTGTGGATGCGGCCGGCAGGGTCGCCCGTATGACGGTCTCTGCCGTTGTGCCTGATGCAGTGCGGCTTTCCCTCGCGGAATATCTGGAGCAGGAGGAGGATAATTCGCACGAGGTCATCCTCGTGCAGGCGCTCCTCAAGGGCGAGAAGATGGACTTCGTTGTGCAAAAGGCGGTGGAGCTGGGGGCGGCGGCGTTCTATCCCGTCATGACGGAGCACGTTGTCGTGCGCTATGACGCGAAGAAGGCGGCGGCAAAGGCTGCACGCTGGCAGAAGATCGCGGATGAGGCGGCAAAGCAGTGCGGGCGGCGGGCACTCATGCCTGTTGCGGAGGTTGCGCCGCTCTCCTCACTTTTGCAGAATGGCGAGCTGTTCGGTGCGCCCGATACGGCGGTTATCTTCTGCTACGAAGGGGAAGAGGAGCAGCCCATGCGGACGGCACTGCGTGCATGCACGGCACGCCGCATTGTGCTCATTGTTGGTCCCGAGGGCGGCTTCTCCCTTGGAGAGGCGGCAGCAGTCTGTGCGGCGGGCGCAGAACCGGTTTCTCTCGGGCGCCTCATCCTGCGCGCGGAGACAGCAGCGCTCGTGGCGCTTGCCGTGACACAGTATGAACTTGGCAATTTTGATATTTGA
- a CDS encoding TlpA family protein disulfide reductase: MKKRYTALFAAVFALSMIAGCGGNDTADPGTTASAQSAAEQGKGGLRGEAAPKFTLKNLAGEDVAVEAKGKPYIINFWATWCPPCQAEIPDLAAFYAAHKDAVDFYAVNLQEDAAPVEKFMAERKADLPVVLDTKGSAANLYGVRAIPTTIVVDAEGNVAYRKTGGVTKEELEDVIGKL, translated from the coding sequence ATGAAGAAGAGATATACGGCGCTTTTTGCAGCGGTATTTGCACTCAGCATGATTGCGGGGTGCGGCGGCAATGACACTGCGGATCCGGGCACGACGGCAAGCGCACAGTCTGCCGCAGAACAGGGAAAGGGCGGCCTGCGCGGCGAGGCAGCCCCGAAATTCACACTCAAGAATCTCGCGGGCGAGGATGTTGCCGTTGAGGCGAAGGGGAAACCCTACATCATCAATTTCTGGGCGACGTGGTGCCCGCCCTGTCAGGCGGAGATCCCCGATCTTGCGGCGTTCTATGCGGCGCATAAGGACGCGGTTGACTTCTATGCCGTCAACCTGCAGGAGGATGCCGCGCCCGTGGAGAAGTTCATGGCGGAGCGCAAGGCGGATCTGCCCGTCGTCCTCGACACGAAGGGCTCGGCGGCAAATCTCTACGGCGTGCGTGCGATCCCGACTACGATTGTCGTTGACGCGGAGGGCAATGTCGCCTACCGCAAGACGGGCGGCGTGACGAAAGAGGAGCTCGAAGATGTCATTGGCAAGCTCTAA
- a CDS encoding cytochrome c biogenesis CcdA family protein, producing the protein MELTLLGGAFLAGFLSFISPCVLPLLPTFSLILAKNSQQDGGEARRLYANTTAFLAGFTLVFVLLGATASLIGAWLFSYQEILRQGAAVLIIAMGLFMTGWIKIPLLLREYRPFQRRGFGGIGGAFLLGCGFTLGWTPCTGPMLATILLYAGDTATAYQGALLLLVYSLGFAVPFFLLAVIWRRHIMKLRAFYQYLPRIQQVAGVVLVLLGVLLWSDSLSYLVRILS; encoded by the coding sequence ATGGAACTGACCCTGCTTGGCGGCGCGTTTCTCGCGGGCTTCCTCTCCTTCATCTCACCCTGTGTCCTGCCTCTCCTACCGACGTTCTCGCTCATCCTCGCGAAGAACAGTCAGCAGGACGGCGGCGAGGCGCGTCGGCTCTACGCGAATACGACGGCGTTCCTCGCAGGCTTTACCCTCGTCTTCGTCCTGCTCGGCGCAACGGCATCGCTCATCGGCGCGTGGCTTTTCTCCTACCAGGAGATCCTGCGGCAGGGCGCGGCCGTCCTCATCATCGCAATGGGGCTTTTCATGACGGGGTGGATCAAAATTCCTCTGCTCCTGCGTGAGTACCGCCCCTTCCAACGGCGCGGCTTCGGCGGCATCGGGGGCGCGTTCCTCCTCGGATGCGGCTTCACACTCGGCTGGACACCGTGCACGGGACCCATGCTTGCGACCATCCTCCTCTATGCGGGGGACACGGCGACCGCCTATCAAGGGGCACTCCTGCTCCTCGTCTACAGCCTCGGCTTCGCCGTTCCGTTCTTCCTGCTCGCCGTCATTTGGCGGCGGCACATCATGAAGCTGCGCGCGTTCTATCAGTATCTGCCGCGCATCCAGCAGGTTGCGGGCGTTGTGCTCGTCCTCCTCGGCGTCCTCCTCTGGTCGGACTCGCTGAGCTATCTCGTACGTATTTTGTCGTAA
- a CDS encoding glycosyltransferase, producing the protein MGEHQEADFYDISVCVLIYRPDYEKLFITLTSIVNQKGCRYEILLADDGSEDFRQQEIEQWLHEKHFTDYTIVRSSINRGIVHNQMNALHAAQGRYIKWISPGDYLYNEHVLAGMIHFMEAEGYRLAFGRACYYREGQSGYEILNTMNPLDLRPYHDHDMRAIWEAYLLYGDFACGAAFIAERQLLTFYIEAILDVIVYGEDAVYSLMIADDIRVDFWDENLIWYEYGTGISTGAKEWRARVGQDNAICLAIVEEKYPELRAEKERLCRVHGVRDFNEVREIYGRHAVQIQMQQGGYLKNVDPAALERLGGRKAVFV; encoded by the coding sequence GTGGGCGAACATCAAGAAGCAGATTTCTATGATATCAGCGTTTGTGTCCTCATCTACCGGCCGGATTATGAAAAGCTGTTTATCACATTGACATCGATCGTCAACCAAAAGGGCTGTCGTTATGAAATCCTGCTGGCAGATGACGGGTCAGAGGATTTTCGCCAACAGGAAATCGAGCAGTGGCTGCATGAGAAACATTTCACAGATTATACGATTGTGCGCAGCTCCATAAACAGGGGCATTGTTCATAATCAGATGAATGCCCTGCATGCAGCGCAAGGAAGGTATATCAAATGGATCTCTCCCGGAGACTATTTATACAATGAACATGTTTTGGCAGGGATGATTCATTTCATGGAGGCGGAGGGGTATCGGCTTGCCTTTGGGAGAGCCTGCTATTACAGAGAGGGGCAGAGCGGGTATGAGATATTGAATACAATGAACCCGCTGGATCTGCGTCCCTACCATGACCATGATATGCGCGCCATCTGGGAAGCCTATCTTCTCTATGGAGATTTTGCCTGCGGGGCTGCCTTCATCGCTGAGCGGCAGTTGCTCACATTCTATATCGAGGCCATTTTGGATGTCATCGTCTATGGAGAGGATGCCGTATACTCCTTGATGATTGCCGATGACATTCGAGTCGACTTTTGGGATGAGAACCTGATCTGGTATGAATACGGTACCGGGATATCTACAGGTGCAAAAGAATGGAGAGCGCGCGTTGGGCAGGACAATGCCATCTGTCTTGCCATTGTTGAGGAGAAATACCCGGAGCTGCGTGCCGAGAAAGAACGGCTGTGCCGTGTGCATGGTGTTCGTGACTTCAACGAAGTGCGGGAGATCTATGGCAGGCATGCCGTTCAAATACAGATGCAGCAGGGCGGCTATCTCAAAAACGTCGATCCCGCTGCGTTGGAACGTCTGGGCGGCAGAAAGGCCGTGTTCGTATAA
- a CDS encoding ECF transporter S component — protein sequence MEYYHTGKFTTQEIVFTALMTALVFVATYLPHIPIPLGYAHLGDAVIFLLALLAPRRAALFAACIGSALADLLGGFALWIVPTLVIKFVMAEIVYRMARSGSQIGGRTRVAIALLLSSIWMAAAYTLAGAVLYASLPAALASSPGLLMEGLVNSILALLLLPMLRERFPKF from the coding sequence ATGGAATATTATCACACAGGAAAATTTACCACACAGGAAATTGTATTCACAGCGCTGATGACGGCGCTCGTCTTCGTCGCGACCTATCTGCCGCATATCCCGATACCGCTCGGCTATGCACATCTCGGGGATGCGGTGATCTTTCTGCTCGCGCTGCTCGCACCGCGCCGCGCCGCGCTTTTTGCAGCGTGCATCGGCTCGGCGCTCGCCGACCTCCTCGGCGGCTTCGCGCTTTGGATCGTGCCGACGCTCGTCATCAAATTTGTAATGGCGGAGATCGTCTATCGCATGGCGCGCAGCGGTTCGCAGATCGGCGGGCGCACGCGCGTCGCCATCGCGCTTCTCCTCTCGAGCATCTGGATGGCGGCGGCGTATACGCTTGCGGGCGCAGTCCTCTACGCGAGTCTGCCCGCAGCGCTCGCCTCGTCCCCGGGGCTCCTCATGGAGGGGCTGGTCAACTCCATCCTTGCCCTTCTGCTTTTGCCCATGCTGCGGGAGCGCTTTCCGAAGTTTTGA
- a CDS encoding YkvA family protein yields MSTHDEIKAEEIENLDIEKYRDKYSEEGLWEKIRKNIAKIGVKVIYQALLLFYVAQSPNCPAKIKAGIIGALGYLISPLDLIPDFMPGIGFADDAAAIAAAVALAQVYINDEIRAQARAKIVDLLGEDALAHIED; encoded by the coding sequence ATGAGTACACATGATGAAATCAAAGCCGAAGAGATTGAAAATCTCGATATTGAGAAGTACAGGGACAAGTACTCCGAGGAGGGGCTTTGGGAGAAGATCCGCAAGAACATCGCGAAAATCGGCGTGAAGGTCATCTATCAGGCACTGCTCCTCTTCTACGTGGCGCAGTCGCCGAACTGTCCTGCGAAGATCAAGGCGGGGATCATCGGCGCGCTTGGCTATCTGATCTCGCCGCTCGATCTGATTCCGGACTTTATGCCGGGCATCGGCTTTGCCGACGATGCCGCGGCGATTGCGGCGGCTGTTGCACTTGCGCAGGTCTACATCAACGATGAGATTCGCGCGCAGGCACGTGCGAAGATCGTCGACCTGCTCGGAGAGGATGCGCTCGCACATATCGAGGATTGA
- a CDS encoding sugar ABC transporter substrate-binding protein, with amino-acid sequence MKDSDDDIHAYEETLQMIDAHPTMNAFFIATSGGAHGVCQALVKRKRADDITVVTFDIIPAIQRAMQRGIINAAIYQHPRRQGQVAMQLAYDRIISGIPPTRNEYIMQNEIRILENL; translated from the coding sequence ATGAAGGACTCCGACGATGACATCCATGCCTACGAGGAAACCCTTCAAATGATCGACGCGCATCCCACGATGAACGCCTTCTTTATCGCTACCTCCGGCGGTGCACACGGCGTCTGCCAAGCGCTTGTCAAACGAAAACGCGCGGACGACATCACCGTCGTCACCTTCGACATCATCCCCGCCATCCAGCGCGCCATGCAGCGGGGGATCATCAACGCCGCCATCTATCAGCATCCGCGCCGTCAGGGACAGGTCGCCATGCAGCTCGCCTACGACCGCATTATCAGCGGTATCCCGCCCACACGCAATGAATACATCATGCAGAATGAAATACGGATTCTTGAGAATCTCTGA
- the chvE gene encoding multiple monosaccharide ABC transporter substrate-binding protein — MTAAFFAGYGGSDKATSGDAKGVKVGVSMPTKSLQRWNQDGANMEKKLREKGYDVDLQFAENKVETQVSQIENMITKGCKVLVVGSIDGSALSSVLNEAKSAGVEVIAYDRLIMNTDAVSYYATFDNYLVGKIQGQYIADRLGLAEGKGPFNIEISTGPMDDNNVNFFFGGAMDVLKPYIDKGQLVVRLGQMTREQCATPNWDEAKAQERMDNILTTYYTGAKLDAVLCSNDSVSLGVQSALKSAGYNTADRPMPVITGQDANLPNVKAIVAGEQSMSVFKDTRALADQVVKMVDAILAKQQPEVNNTKDYNNGVKVVPSYLLEPKFVDKSNYKQLLIDSGYYTEAELQK, encoded by the coding sequence ATGACGGCGGCATTCTTTGCCGGCTACGGCGGCTCGGACAAGGCAACGTCAGGCGACGCGAAGGGCGTCAAGGTGGGCGTCTCGATGCCGACGAAGTCACTGCAGCGCTGGAATCAGGACGGCGCAAACATGGAGAAGAAGCTCCGTGAGAAGGGCTACGATGTCGATCTGCAGTTTGCGGAGAACAAGGTGGAGACGCAGGTCTCGCAGATCGAGAATATGATTACGAAGGGCTGCAAGGTGCTGGTCGTCGGCTCGATCGACGGCAGTGCACTCTCATCCGTACTGAACGAGGCGAAGAGTGCGGGTGTCGAGGTCATTGCCTACGACCGTCTCATCATGAACACGGATGCGGTCAGCTACTACGCGACGTTTGACAACTACCTCGTCGGTAAGATCCAGGGACAGTATATTGCTGATCGTCTTGGGCTTGCCGAGGGCAAGGGTCCCTTCAATATCGAGATTTCGACCGGTCCAATGGACGATAACAACGTGAACTTCTTCTTCGGCGGCGCAATGGATGTGCTGAAGCCCTACATCGATAAGGGACAGCTTGTCGTCCGCTTGGGACAGATGACGCGCGAGCAGTGTGCAACGCCGAACTGGGATGAGGCAAAGGCGCAGGAGCGCATGGACAACATCCTGACGACGTATTACACGGGTGCAAAGCTGGATGCGGTGCTCTGCTCGAACGACTCCGTTTCGCTTGGCGTGCAGTCGGCACTGAAATCCGCAGGATACAATACTGCGGATCGCCCAATGCCCGTCATTACGGGACAGGATGCGAATCTGCCGAACGTGAAGGCAATCGTCGCGGGTGAGCAATCGATGTCTGTGTTCAAGGATACGCGCGCGCTGGCGGATCAGGTCGTGAAGATGGTGGATGCAATCCTCGCCAAGCAGCAGCCCGAAGTCAACAATACGAAGGACTACAACAACGGCGTGAAGGTCGTGCCCTCGTACCTGCTCGAGCCGAAATTCGTGGACAAGTCCAACTACAAGCAGCTGCTCATCGACTCCGGTTACTACACTGAGGCGGAACTGCAGAAGTAA
- a CDS encoding ABC transporter permease subunit, producing MSEKKETAAVGLNAASIWQTAVHKYAMFIALIAIALFFQWCTDGVLLAPMNISKLIMQNSYILILLGFLVALYSFICNRTVFGRHIYAVGGNERAAQLSGIKTRWVRFLVFVNMGLMAAVAGLVFSARLNAAAPSAGMMFELDAIAACYIGGASASGGVGTIIGAVVGGLVMGVLNNGMSIMGVGIDWQQAIKGMVLLAAVAFDIYNQSTK from the coding sequence TTGAGTGAGAAAAAAGAGACTGCTGCGGTCGGTCTGAACGCAGCTTCTATCTGGCAGACTGCTGTACACAAATACGCCATGTTCATCGCGCTGATTGCAATCGCCCTGTTCTTCCAGTGGTGTACGGACGGCGTGCTGCTCGCGCCGATGAACATCTCGAAGCTCATCATGCAGAACAGCTACATCCTCATCCTGCTCGGCTTCCTCGTCGCCCTCTACTCGTTCATCTGCAACCGTACGGTCTTCGGCCGGCACATCTACGCGGTTGGCGGCAACGAGCGCGCGGCGCAGCTCTCGGGCATCAAGACGCGCTGGGTGCGCTTCCTCGTCTTTGTCAACATGGGGCTGATGGCGGCGGTTGCGGGGCTGGTCTTCTCGGCGCGCCTCAATGCGGCGGCGCCGTCGGCGGGCATGATGTTCGAGCTGGACGCAATTGCTGCATGCTACATCGGCGGCGCATCCGCCTCGGGTGGCGTCGGTACGATCATCGGCGCCGTGGTCGGCGGTCTCGTCATGGGCGTGCTGAACAACGGCATGTCCATCATGGGCGTCGGCATCGATTGGCAGCAGGCGATCAAGGGCATGGTGCTCCTCGCCGCAGTCGCATTCGATATCTACAACCAGTCGACGAAATGA
- the xylB gene encoding xylulokinase: protein MLYIGIALGTSACKFLLMDETGDIKNIVSRDYPLSFPKPGWSEQDPAAWVRAVEEGIPALLDGFDVAQVAGIGAGGQMHGLVVLDAEERVIRPAILWNDGRTAEEVDDLNGTVGWERLSAATANIAFAGFTAPKLLWMKKHEPQLFARIAKIMLPKDYINYVLTGVHCTEPSDAAGTLLYDVEHGCWSEEMLRIVGVRAEQMPRLFASYAPVGTVLPEMAERLGIRPDTIVAAGAGDNAAAAVGTGTVGEGACNISIGTSGTIFITSEKFGVDPHNALHAFAHADGNYHLMGVMLSAASCNQWLMDKVLGAEDYAAEQEGIAEERLGRNPVFFLPYLMGERSPINDTDARAAFIGMSLDTERRDLVQALFEGVAFGMRDSLEVARQLGIRIERSKICGGGAKSPLWRKIFANVMNVKLDILASEQGPGMGGAMLAMVACGVYPSVADAAAALVRVVETVEPEPALAARYEERYQKYRLLYPALKAVFPKLH from the coding sequence ATGCTCTATATCGGAATCGCTCTCGGGACATCTGCGTGCAAATTCCTGCTGATGGATGAAACGGGGGATATCAAGAATATCGTCTCACGTGACTACCCACTTTCCTTTCCAAAGCCGGGGTGGAGCGAGCAGGATCCCGCCGCATGGGTGCGGGCGGTGGAGGAGGGGATTCCCGCCCTGCTCGATGGATTTGATGTGGCGCAGGTCGCAGGGATCGGCGCGGGCGGTCAGATGCACGGGCTGGTTGTGCTCGATGCCGAGGAGCGTGTGATCCGTCCCGCAATTCTCTGGAACGACGGACGCACGGCAGAGGAGGTCGACGATCTCAACGGGACGGTCGGGTGGGAAAGACTGAGTGCGGCAACGGCAAATATCGCCTTTGCGGGATTCACCGCACCAAAGCTGCTCTGGATGAAGAAGCATGAGCCGCAGCTGTTCGCCCGTATTGCAAAGATCATGCTGCCAAAGGACTATATCAACTACGTACTCACGGGGGTGCACTGTACGGAGCCGTCGGATGCGGCGGGTACGCTGCTCTACGATGTGGAGCACGGCTGCTGGTCGGAGGAGATGCTGCGGATTGTCGGCGTGCGCGCGGAGCAGATGCCACGTCTCTTTGCTTCCTATGCGCCCGTCGGAACGGTTCTGCCGGAGATGGCGGAGCGGCTTGGAATCCGTCCGGATACCATCGTCGCGGCGGGCGCAGGGGACAACGCCGCCGCCGCCGTCGGGACGGGCACGGTGGGCGAGGGCGCGTGCAATATCTCCATCGGGACATCGGGGACGATCTTCATCACGAGCGAGAAATTCGGCGTAGACCCGCACAATGCGCTCCACGCCTTTGCTCATGCGGACGGGAACTATCATCTGATGGGCGTCATGCTGAGCGCCGCCTCCTGTAATCAGTGGCTCATGGACAAGGTACTCGGCGCAGAGGACTATGCGGCGGAACAGGAGGGGATCGCGGAGGAGCGTCTCGGACGCAATCCCGTGTTCTTCCTGCCCTATCTCATGGGCGAGCGCAGCCCGATCAACGATACGGATGCACGCGCGGCATTCATTGGGATGTCGCTCGATACGGAGCGGCGCGATCTCGTGCAGGCACTCTTTGAGGGCGTGGCGTTCGGCATGCGGGACAGCCTCGAGGTCGCGCGTCAGCTCGGCATACGGATCGAGCGGAGCAAGATCTGCGGCGGCGGAGCGAAGTCACCGCTCTGGCGTAAGATCTTTGCGAACGTGATGAATGTGAAGCTGGATATCCTCGCCTCGGAGCAGGGACCCGGCATGGGCGGCGCAATGCTCGCGATGGTTGCGTGCGGTGTCTATCCGAGCGTTGCGGATGCCGCTGCCGCGCTCGTGCGCGTGGTGGAGACGGTGGAGCCGGAGCCGGCGCTTGCGGCGCGCTATGAGGAGCGCTATCAAAAGTATCGCTTGCTCTATCCTGCGCTGAAGGCTGTATTTCCAAAACTGCACTGA